One window of the Candidatus Neomarinimicrobiota bacterium genome contains the following:
- a CDS encoding HEAT repeat domain-containing protein → MSQEIEKKSALRVIVHSFFVVPFLIALFGVLIFFMWRLLTHEPRVAEDYITDVRIGSATKRWQSAYELSKIIASPDWAPQDDRFATEMLTAYEYSLRDPDTRVRQYLIRAMGNSGLTEFSKTIQSALAEPGEAVVADAVYALGLIGGDQNLTPIVEMTEHQSDLVRNRSAIALGNLGLQDCIPSLQKLLYDIEPNVRWNAAVSLAKLDSDSGRDILLNLLHRGYLEEFDEVDPYEQTEAMLTAINAASLLGDSSLNAAIMKLSQEDMNMKVRDAAMKALNL, encoded by the coding sequence ATGTCACAGGAAATTGAGAAGAAATCCGCGCTGAGGGTAATTGTTCACTCTTTCTTTGTTGTTCCGTTTTTAATTGCACTATTTGGGGTGCTGATCTTCTTTATGTGGCGCCTGCTAACGCACGAGCCGCGGGTAGCTGAAGACTATATCACTGATGTAAGAATTGGTAGCGCCACAAAGCGTTGGCAGTCGGCCTATGAACTGTCTAAGATTATTGCCTCGCCGGACTGGGCACCGCAGGATGATCGCTTTGCCACGGAGATGCTGACGGCGTACGAGTACTCTCTGAGAGATCCAGACACTCGCGTCAGACAGTACCTTATCCGGGCCATGGGAAATTCAGGCCTAACCGAATTCTCGAAAACCATTCAGAGTGCACTCGCAGAACCGGGTGAAGCTGTTGTGGCGGACGCTGTCTATGCACTGGGACTAATCGGCGGAGATCAGAACCTGACACCGATCGTTGAGATGACGGAGCATCAATCTGACCTGGTGAGGAACAGATCCGCTATCGCCCTCGGAAATCTTGGGCTGCAGGATTGTATCCCTTCCTTGCAGAAACTACTGTATGATATTGAGCCGAATGTGCGCTGGAATGCGGCTGTATCGCTGGCAAAACTCGACAGCGACAGCGGCCGTGATATTTTGTTAAATTTATTGCACAGAGGATATCTGGAAGAATTTGATGAAGTAGATCCGTACGAGCAGACTGAAGCGATGTTGACGGCTATCAATGCAGCTTCTCTCCTGGGCGATTCATCTCTTAATGCAGCGATTATGAAACTGAGCCAGGAAGATATGAATATGAAAGTACGTGATGCAGCCATGAAAGCGCTCAATCTTTAG
- the secA gene encoding preprotein translocase subunit SecA: MAGGLLKNMFGSKSEREIKNLFPIVDGINTIYESLSSKSDEELVERTHQFQAQIREKNEEAEEVGKAEGLVEEQLDKHVFNAEQEVLETILPEAFAMVKEICRRMMGESWKIVGQPITWEMIPYDVQLIGAVVLHRGKVTEMKTGEGKTLAATMPIYLNALTGRGVHIVTVNDYLAQRDAEWMGQIYERLGLTVGSILNEMDSEQRREIYSRDITYGTNNEFGFDYLRDNMALSREEQVQRGHAYAIIDEVDSILIDEARTPLIISGAVDHPTDSKYRELKPLVEKLVRKQTSLVNKLVSEAESLLEKGEDYDTGYKLLQAMRGAPKNRRLQKVFQEQGTRKLALNVESDHMRDKRLHEVDEDLYFSMDEKSHVIDLTEKGRDAIAPDNPEMFVIPDLGEILHEIDNNPSLTSVERQQEAEKVRLLHSSRSEKIHNISQLLRAYSLYEKDVDYVVQNGKVLIVDEFTGRILAGRRYSEGLHQALEAKENVTIERETQTLATITLQNYFRLYHKLAGMTGTAETEAEELHSIYGLDVTVIPTNEQVSRIDHEDEVYKTKREKYNGVLDEIVDSHKRGQPVLVGTISVEASETLSRMLKRRGIPHNVLNAKHHQREAEIVVRAGDRGAVTIATNMAGRGTDIKLGEGVVDAGGLHIIGTERHESRRIDLQLRGRSGRQGDPGSSRFYLSLEDDLMRLFNSERIASIMDKLGVEEGEVITHRMVTRSIERAQKKVEERNFAIRKRLLEYDDVMNQQREVVYSRRNHALTRDDIRDEISVLQDELVEDMLELHGDGSGDPADWNWEEFESELSSVLTIEADEEIRSVTSADGIRNKILEKGKAVYAARESLIPAEIMRAFERYVVLRTIDEKWKDHLYAMDQLREGINLRAYGQKDPLLEYKSEGFDMFIEFLREVNRDTVQRLYRTQLQGMDQAPTMRGRAPARRVRTQHDETIGMGMAAPTNGDGQPAQPAPAGKPQPIHVEKKVGRNEPCPCGSGKKFKKCHGA; encoded by the coding sequence ATGGCGGGCGGTTTACTTAAAAATATGTTCGGATCCAAGTCTGAACGCGAAATCAAGAACCTTTTTCCAATTGTTGACGGAATCAATACGATTTATGAATCTCTCTCCAGTAAGTCTGATGAGGAGTTAGTGGAGAGGACGCATCAGTTTCAGGCGCAGATCAGGGAGAAAAACGAAGAAGCTGAAGAGGTCGGCAAGGCTGAAGGACTGGTTGAGGAACAGCTGGATAAACATGTCTTCAACGCTGAACAAGAGGTTTTAGAAACTATCTTGCCGGAAGCATTTGCCATGGTTAAGGAGATCTGTCGGCGCATGATGGGGGAATCGTGGAAGATAGTGGGACAACCGATCACGTGGGAAATGATTCCTTATGATGTACAGCTTATAGGCGCAGTAGTTCTCCACCGGGGCAAGGTTACGGAGATGAAGACTGGCGAAGGAAAAACGCTCGCAGCGACAATGCCGATCTATCTCAATGCGCTTACAGGCCGTGGTGTCCACATCGTCACTGTGAATGATTATCTGGCCCAGAGAGATGCGGAGTGGATGGGCCAGATTTATGAGAGGTTGGGGCTCACTGTCGGCTCTATTTTGAATGAGATGGACAGTGAGCAGCGGAGAGAAATATATAGCAGGGACATCACCTACGGCACTAACAACGAATTCGGCTTCGATTACCTGCGGGACAACATGGCTCTGTCAAGGGAGGAACAGGTTCAGCGGGGCCACGCCTACGCCATAATAGATGAGGTAGACAGTATTCTGATCGACGAGGCCCGGACGCCACTCATCATCTCTGGAGCTGTCGATCATCCCACTGATTCGAAGTACCGCGAATTGAAACCCCTGGTGGAGAAGCTGGTAAGAAAGCAGACCAGTCTGGTGAACAAATTAGTAAGCGAGGCTGAGTCCCTTCTGGAAAAGGGAGAAGATTACGATACAGGATACAAGCTGTTGCAGGCGATGCGGGGTGCGCCTAAGAACCGCCGGTTGCAAAAGGTGTTTCAGGAACAGGGTACCAGAAAGCTTGCTTTGAATGTTGAGTCAGACCATATGCGTGATAAGCGGCTGCATGAGGTGGATGAAGATCTCTATTTCAGTATGGACGAAAAAAGTCACGTTATTGATCTGACGGAAAAAGGCCGCGACGCCATCGCCCCTGATAATCCAGAAATGTTTGTCATTCCCGATTTGGGAGAGATACTCCACGAGATAGATAACAATCCGTCACTCACTTCTGTTGAGCGACAGCAGGAAGCGGAGAAAGTAAGGCTCCTCCACAGCAGCCGCAGCGAGAAAATTCATAACATTTCTCAGCTGTTGAGAGCTTATTCGCTCTATGAGAAGGATGTGGACTATGTGGTTCAGAACGGGAAGGTTCTCATTGTGGACGAATTCACGGGGCGGATTCTTGCCGGTCGCCGCTATAGCGAAGGGTTACACCAAGCTCTGGAAGCTAAGGAAAATGTGACTATCGAGCGTGAGACTCAGACCCTCGCTACCATCACACTTCAGAACTACTTCAGACTATATCACAAGTTAGCCGGTATGACCGGCACTGCCGAAACGGAGGCGGAGGAACTTCACTCCATATATGGCCTCGATGTGACCGTTATCCCTACTAATGAACAAGTCAGTCGTATTGATCATGAAGACGAAGTTTACAAGACAAAGCGGGAGAAGTATAACGGTGTACTAGACGAGATTGTGGACAGTCACAAGCGGGGGCAACCGGTGCTGGTAGGCACCATCAGCGTTGAGGCATCGGAGACGCTCTCCCGCATGTTGAAGCGCCGGGGCATTCCTCACAACGTACTGAATGCTAAGCATCACCAGCGGGAGGCGGAGATTGTGGTCAGGGCTGGTGATCGGGGCGCCGTTACTATCGCCACGAACATGGCTGGCCGGGGCACTGACATCAAGCTCGGTGAAGGTGTTGTTGACGCTGGCGGTCTGCATATCATAGGTACCGAGCGGCACGAATCACGGCGGATCGATCTGCAGTTGCGGGGTCGTTCCGGCCGCCAGGGTGATCCCGGTTCGTCACGATTCTACCTGAGCCTCGAAGATGACCTCATGCGTCTCTTTAATAGTGAGCGTATCGCTAGCATTATGGATAAACTTGGTGTAGAGGAGGGCGAAGTCATTACCCACAGAATGGTAACCCGGTCTATCGAGCGGGCTCAGAAAAAGGTGGAGGAGAGAAACTTTGCCATCAGGAAACGCTTGCTTGAGTACGATGATGTAATGAACCAGCAGAGGGAAGTAGTTTACAGCCGCAGGAACCATGCCCTCACGCGGGACGACATCCGTGATGAAATTTCTGTGCTTCAGGATGAGTTAGTCGAAGATATGCTGGAACTGCACGGTGACGGAAGCGGCGATCCTGCCGATTGGAATTGGGAAGAGTTTGAGAGTGAACTGTCCTCGGTGCTGACTATTGAAGCTGATGAAGAGATACGTTCTGTCACATCCGCGGACGGAATCCGTAACAAGATCCTGGAAAAAGGTAAAGCTGTCTATGCGGCACGCGAGAGCCTCATTCCGGCTGAGATTATGCGCGCGTTTGAACGTTATGTGGTCCTGCGTACCATCGATGAAAAGTGGAAAGATCATCTCTACGCCATGGATCAATTGCGCGAAGGCATCAACCTGCGTGCCTACGGTCAGAAAGATCCTCTCCTGGAGTACAAGTCCGAAGGGTTCGATATGTTTATTGAATTCCTGAGAGAGGTGAATCGCGATACGGTTCAGAGGCTCTATCGGACGCAACTTCAGGGGATGGATCAAGCGCCGACGATGAGGGGCCGTGCCCCCGCTCGCCGTGTACGTACGCAACACGATGAGACTATCGGTATGGGTATGGCAGCGCCCACTAACGGGGACGGGCAACCAGCGCAACCAGCACCCGCTGGTAAGCCTCAGCCTATTCATGTGGAGAAGAAGGTAGGCCGGAACGAACCGTGTCCATGCGGTAGTGGCAAGAAGTTCAAGAAATGCCACGGAGCGTAA
- the nusB gene encoding transcription antitermination factor NusB, translated as MKNRRMARELVLQGIYAFEMTGDPYEKILADLKRNREINADVEEFMQRLFSSTVEHADWSKQEIISRLENWDYERVALIDRLILQMMICEMVFLEDVPPKVSITEGVEISKKYSTEESGAFINGILDSIYHSLNELSEPV; from the coding sequence GTGAAGAATCGTCGTATGGCCCGTGAGCTCGTTTTACAGGGAATCTACGCCTTTGAAATGACCGGAGATCCGTATGAAAAAATCCTGGCTGACCTGAAGCGTAATCGGGAGATAAACGCCGATGTGGAAGAATTTATGCAGAGACTCTTCAGCTCAACTGTAGAGCATGCCGACTGGTCTAAGCAAGAGATCATCAGTCGGTTGGAAAACTGGGATTATGAGCGGGTGGCACTCATCGACCGCCTGATCCTTCAGATGATGATTTGCGAGATGGTATTCCTGGAAGACGTCCCGCCAAAAGTATCCATTACTGAAGGTGTAGAGATTTCGAAGAAGTACAGTACCGAGGAAAGTGGTGCATTTATCAACGGTATTCTCGACTCCATCTATCACTCCCTTAATGAGCTTTCGGAGCCGGTGTAA
- a CDS encoding metallophosphoesterase family protein: protein MRLAVVSDIHANREALEVVLESIGNASIDRIVCLGDLVGYGVDYEYCISAVSEHAHISLMGNHDSAVIGTDSPTGSPWQMNPQARKSAEWTMKNLSADQRDYLSGLEMSHSQEDLLFVHSAPTSPGKWYYISDPVSAALHFSSFEEHLCFVGHSHIPGIYFQDEEYRHYVEGEVELPSEKRAIINVGSAGQPRDGDPRACYIVLDTMKETAEFTRVAYDIQKATDKILKVGVSESHASRLFLGI, encoded by the coding sequence GTGCGGCTGGCGGTCGTCTCCGATATTCATGCTAATAGAGAGGCGCTGGAGGTGGTTCTTGAATCAATCGGTAATGCCAGCATCGATAGAATTGTCTGTCTGGGTGATCTGGTGGGCTATGGGGTCGACTATGAATACTGCATATCAGCCGTCAGTGAACATGCGCATATTAGTCTAATGGGAAATCACGATTCAGCTGTCATTGGTACAGATTCGCCCACCGGTTCCCCGTGGCAGATGAATCCCCAGGCGCGAAAATCGGCGGAATGGACGATGAAGAATCTGTCCGCGGATCAGCGAGATTATCTATCCGGTCTCGAGATGTCGCATAGCCAGGAAGATCTTCTTTTCGTCCACAGTGCTCCCACCAGCCCGGGAAAGTGGTATTACATTTCGGACCCGGTTTCGGCAGCGCTTCATTTCAGTAGTTTTGAGGAACATCTCTGTTTTGTGGGACATTCACATATTCCGGGCATCTATTTTCAAGATGAAGAGTACCGGCACTACGTGGAAGGAGAGGTGGAGTTGCCATCAGAGAAAAGAGCAATTATTAACGTGGGAAGCGCTGGTCAGCCCCGGGATGGGGATCCGAGGGCGTGCTATATCGTCCTTGACACAATGAAAGAAACAGCGGAATTTACCAGGGTGGCCTATGACATTCAAAAGGCAACTGATAAAATATTGAAGGTGGGAGTCTCAGAATCCCATGCGAGCAGACTTTTCTTAGGGATATAA